Within the Miscanthus floridulus cultivar M001 chromosome 2, ASM1932011v1, whole genome shotgun sequence genome, the region AGCATCTCAGCCCTCCAAGCAACCATCCATGGCTAGGATGAAAACCCCTTTTCTCTCTCATATTTTTTTCTCATCCAGGTGCTATCGGTCTCTCTTTTTTGGAGGGAAAGAAGTCAGTTGGCGCTATTTTGTGAGTCACGTATCGGTCTCTCTTTTTTGGAGGGAAAGAAGTCAGCACAGAAGAGTTGGCGCTATTTTGTGAGTCACCAACAGTGCCAAACTCAAGTGTGAAAATTATAAAAATATACCACTGAGGAGCATATATGttgaaaaatacaaaaatatacatggaACCACTAAATTTCAAAATTATTTTTGATCCATGCAAATAAGTTCTAAACATATATGCTTAAGAGAAAATTAAATTATTTTCCCCATTTGATTTTACCTTTTAGTTTTTCGGCGGAACAATTTTCGAAAAATTGTTCTACCAGTAGATGACTTCGTATTATTAGCAAATGTGTCCGTGCATCGGAAGAACATGCCACCAGCTTCTCGAAAGAACGCGACGGCATCGTACTATTAGCAAATGTGAGTTGAGCTGGGCGCGAGCGAGCGGACTGAACGGTCGGGTCAAATCGAATGAAAGAAATGGAGTGATTTTGGCTCTTTAATCTTATATATATTTTGAGATTTAGTTGTTTGAGGTATACTTTTTTGTATTTTTCAACATATATGTTCCGTAGTAGTATATTATTGTAATTTTCATACTTGAGTTTGGCATTGTTGGTGACTCACAAAAACAGCGCCAACTCTTGTGTGCTGACTGCTCTTTCCCTCCAAAAACAGAGACAGATAGCACATGGGGGAGAAAAAAAAAATGAGAGAGAAAAGTGGCTTTCATCCTAGCCATTGATGGTTCCTTGAAGGGCTGAGATGCTGCTACTGCTTATCTTGCAGTAGTAGCCACTGCACCAGATCCTGGTCCCATCCAATGGTCTCTCTATTGTAGTAGTACCAAATCTAGCGTTTGCACAAATTGGAATGATGGTTTGAATTACCAGAATGCAAGGAATCCAAATAATGCTGCATTCCACATATCTAAACCTTGAAACTTACTTCTTCACTTTTCTTCAGGTTATCTGTGGGCTGATATGAAGATGAAGATACAGTAAGCAACACAAAAAACGTAAAAGCAACGGTTCAACATAGGAGTAGCTAGTTTCAGAATAGTTGAATCAGATATCATGAGTATAAACACCTCCTGCTTTGTGAAGGGTGTGCCCAGGTGAAACCAAACGCAAAAGCATGCATGATAGCTGTATGTTCAATAAGAATATACAAGATTTCAGTCACATTTAGGCACACTTAATTATATCCGGCTGGATATGGGACGCAAAAAATAATATGAATTTCATGAAAGATTCAGAATGCATAAATGACAAATTTGGGATGCCTAATTGCCTAAATAACTCGGTTCAGTCAGTTATGGAAAACATATTATGGTAAAACCCTTTTTATTGCCCATAGATCTTGGCTGCTATTTTGGGGATTAATCACATCAAATAATCCTGAAAATTCTAAATTAGACTTGGTAACGTTTTATTATGACATAGTTACTTCACCTGTATTTTATTATTTAATACTAACCACACGGTTTTTAATGCAGATGTAACTATGAGAGAAAAGGCAGTTCCAGTTCAGCCATTACTGAATAACATTGTCATAATCCTAAACAATGAATAAATGATTTCTTAGAAAAACAAAAGGTTAACTAAGAGTTCACTTTGACTGTAAAGAAAACTGAGTCTGAGTGTTTCGCATGCCCATGGTACAGTAACACATCTTCCTTATTTCAGCAAATTATTCCAAATCATAAGCAtacagatacggtcgtaggttaTGTTATGCGAAAACGATTCCAAAACATGCTTATTACCATAACATAAGGATATTTCAAATATTATCAGGTAATCAAGGATAAGAAAATAGAAGGTATTACATGAGTTTAATGAAGACTAACCAATAACTAATTTAAGTGAATTGAGCTATCAGCGATAATGCtagattaaaaaataattctTTCAATTAAGAAATTTTGAGATGTAAATAATCTCGTTGGTATTTGATAATAGTAGTGATTTTTTATTGATTTATTCCTCTTgaatgaattgaaattcaataaaCAATTGCCCATGTATCTTGAGTGTTAAAATTCATAGAAGTCTATAAGTCTCTGAATAGGCCCACGAACTCAAACTGAATGTACCTCTGCAACAGAGTAGACTGCACAACACATGATATACCAggctcaaaaaattaaaaaaaaaatcacagaaGCTGGGTCTCAACGTTAGCTATAGTTTCTCAGTTGACAATTTCTGCAACAATATGAACTTCACCTAAAAACTTTTCGCTCCATCACgtcgaatctttggacacatgcatggagcattaaatatagataaaaaaataactaattacacagtttgcatGTATTTTGCGATACGAattttttgagcctaattagtccatgattagccataattGATACAGTAACCCACAATGTGCTAATGatatattaattaggcttaataaattcgtttcgCGGTTTCCAGGCGagttatgtaattaatttttttattagtatccgaaaacccctttcgACATCCCATTAAACATCTGACGTGACATCCAAAATTTTTTCGTGCACCAACTAAACACGCCCTGAACTTAGAGAATTCTCTTTCATTCTACAGATCTGAGAGAGAGGGAAGGTACGCACCCAGCAGCCGTAGGGACAGCTTATGGCGTGGAGGTCGTGGGCTCATGGCCGGTGAGGATCTTTGCTTAACTTTTGCATCGTGCCGTTGCTGCCGAGGAAAGGGAAGAGGAAGGGCCGGGGAGTGTACTGAGAGGAGGCGTCCATTGCTGCTCTGTCCTCTTTGGTGCTTGCAAAGCGAAGACAAGGCACCATGGATTAGCCCCCGTTGTTCCTCCGCGCTCACCAATGCGCTTCTCGCCGCGGGAGCTGCACTCCTACATGTATCACGGCTGCGGCGAGGCGGCAACGGATCGATAAGTCAGCCATGGCGCTTGCTGCAGCGACGAACACATAGAGTGCGGGCAGGGGAACTGAGCAGAGAGGGCGTGAACGCGAGCGAGGAGCCGTGCGTAGGCTCGCCTCCTTCTTAAGCGCGGCGCAGGGGCAGGGCACGGCTAGCACGGCGGCATGGACACCCTGGCGAGCCATGTGCGTGCCTGTGCCCGCAACGCTGGCGGCGCCGGGGTCTCAGGGGCCGCTGGTGCCTCTGCCCGCGACTGGATGGCCGGGTCGGAGCGGCCagggccgccgcgcccgcacccCGCCTGCGCCGGAGTCGTCGCGGCAGCTGGGCCCTCACCCGCGCCGGGATGGCACCGGGGTGGCCGGAGCCCACCACGCCATCACCGCCGGCCGCGCCGGGGTCGCAGGGGCCGCTGGCCCCCCGCCCGCGCCGGGATGGCGGAGACCGGAGCGGGTCCGCCGCGCTCGCACCCCGCTTGCGCCGGGGCCGCTTGGGCCCTCACCCGCGCCGGGATGGCCGGGAAGGCAGTGCTCGCGCCGGGAGGAAGGTGCGGTGCGGGAGTCGCCCGCGAGCGGGTTCGCGAGTCTTCGGGTTGATGGCTAAACGGGTGAGAGGTCTGCTAACCACATCGGACGGTTCACGTTGCTTGTTGGCTCGtttggcttatcgtaaacgatcgtaaatttccagccggaacagtatttttctctcacacaaatcagccagcagtacttcttcataaaCCAGCCacgatacaaaccagccaaccgaacatacTGTTGATTCGACGGCTGGCGGGTTTGCGGGCGACGTGGCTATATCCGTGGGCTGCCTGTCTTTGGGCCTTTCTGTGCCATATCGGAGAGCTGGCATTTGATTTACGTAGCCATATCATTTTTGTCATTAGATAACAAAGATATGGCTGTCTTCCTTGTCCATGGTCCACGAATTTCTCTCCTTGGGTGTTCCTCCCAAATCTTCCCTTAGCTAGAGCAGCGAGCCGATCAAGATAACAAAATGATTAAAATTTCGACTCCTTGTTTGATGTGGCTTGGAGATCTATCCAAACTTGAGGATATGAGCTCTAAATTTTGACATATTGGAGCGAGTATTCACACTTCAAATTGGCATTAGTGTACGTAATAATGCTGCAGAATCCGGCCATGGTAAAGATCGACATGGTTGGAGCATATGTGGCATATATGGCTCAAAGTAGCGTTATTGCTAGAAGTGAAGATATTGTCTGCTTAACAACTTGGCAGGTGCTTCTTCACTGTGAAAATGCATGAAGGTGCTTTAATATGTAGCATTGGCGCGATTGGTCGGCTAGTATCAAACTATTCATTATTCAGATTAAATTTCCATGTCAAAGTTTTAGATGTTGCTACTCTTCTTGACCCCTGAAAACTTAGAAGAGCAAGCTATATCTGACTACACCTGATGAAAAATTAAGAAACATGCACATGGAGAGATAAGAACCAAATTGTAAGATGCGTTGATGAgctgatcatgatgattatttgcCCAGAAACGATGCTACTTGCAATGACGGACGGCAGAACTCGAGTGAGCGATGTCTAAGTTGTTATTATTGACAAAGAGAGTAGCAGGTTCGGTTAAGAGGGaaactttttttttccttttcggttattactccctccgtcctcaaATAAAGTGCATTCTAGCATTTGAAATTTATtctcaaatataatgcattcaGGAAACAAGAAGATATTGTTTACTTAAATAAAATACGTGATTATTTTGTCTATGGAAAGTAATTCATGCACTTGCCATATTTTTATAGGAGACTAAGAGTTCACCCTTTACTTATGCGAAAAAGAATTAGATTTCAATACATTAGGAAGGTAAGTGAAGGGTACATGCATCTATTGCACTTTCCTTTATTTTGTTTAAAAATAGCCggaatgcattatatttgaggaCGGAGGGAGTTTGTGTATATAAATTGTGGATAATTTGTAAAGTTATCTTCTAGATAGATGTAAAGCTCTCCAACTGTCTACAAACATGATTTCCTCCGTGCAAGATGAAGGACACGTGGCCATCTGAAGAGCAGAAGATGTGGCAAGATAAGAAGCTAGAAACGTGGCCATCTAAGGAGCTCAATACGTGGCAAGATAGGAAGCTTGATTCACAGGGGCAGATTTCGTATAGTAGAGAtagagatgaatgaatgaatgatccaTCCTATCCATCCATGCCGCGTGACATCTGTATGCGTATGCCATTTCCATGGAGATGGCGCCCGAGGACCTCGAGCAGGAATCGACGACGACCTATAGTATGAAATCCTTGCTGTAACAATAAAAATCTTACCAGCAAGGTTTTCTACAAAATCAAAATTAACCGCGCCATGTTCGTCTAGTGGTAGGTTGAGATCAAATGCtgtcaaaaaaaatgaaaaacgaTATGAAATCATATGCAAGGAGAGACGATTTGCTTTGGAGCTGATGGAAGGCAAGCTCTTATGTTGTGAGTACGTATCCAGCAGGAAACAATGAAAGGAGAGATGATTACCGTAGCCATGGCCAACGTTGTCATCTGCAGGGTCGTTAAGATCGAACCcaacgtcgccgtcgccgtcgtcgtcttgAGGCTCGTTGAGATCGTTGAGATCGAAcacgacgtcgtcgtcgtcgtcgtcttgagGCTTGTTGATCGAGATCAAACACAACGTCAGCCATGCGTAGCTAGAAGATAGTATGGCTCGGTACATGAACAAGAGGAGAAAACGTGAagtgaagaagagaagaagaaatgGAGTGAAGAAGagataccaactacaaattttttttttagaactcccatgtgatgatgagtgtcatgtatagaaacccaacctaagagatgcattaggtctaaccccaacccaagtcaacacataagcatggcatgtcattagttaattgtgtttatttaaattctaacaaataaagtaatgtatacattgttaattcaaaatgtgatttggatttccatttgagttatgatatgcttaacaactccaataaagtaataaaccataaaataattaatactcaaaccaaagaataaagatttaaagagaaaaactaattctatttttgtataacaaaaccacacctatttttgttatacaaaaatagctaaataaattcctaatatttatataataatgttgtgggcctcatatctaaaactccaatgaatttggtgcaccaatttttaATTCGAATTCtaaaaccaaatttgaaatcaaacaaaggagaagaaaataaaacagaaaaagataAAGAAGTAAAGCAGACCCATAGTAGGCTCGGCCCGCCAGCGCACAGCAACCAGCCAGCCCCGCCAGCACgccgcagcaggccggcccacgagCTCGCGCAGGCCCagcagccagcccgcacgccgctctcACCTCGCCTACAGCCACTGCCACacgggccccgcatgtcagccctccTATTCATCTTCCTCGCGCCCACGCTCAACCGCCCGAGCGACCAAGGACCGACAGCGGtggcaggagcgggccagggggtcacgcctggggcatggccttgctccccccttgcgccgcgctcaCGCAACCTCACGCCACCGTTGGATGAGATGCACACGCCTCCGACCCCccctcaatcaccagccgccgaTCACTGAGCTCCATGGCCGAGTTCGGCTATAAAAGCCTCGGCCCCGGGTGCCCTAGACCTTGTcccatcgccccgccgccaccttgGTGGCCGTCCACTgcgcacccgagccaagagagcagagggagaagaggaagaagaagggggagtgcCGAAGCCGTGCGACGCCGCCGGTGTTGCCGGAGCAGGAGACGACGCCACGATGCTGCACTGCACTGcgctgcttccggagctacacggccgcaacccGCCACTACGTCACCAtcctatctcccacgacaccaacggtgagccccccggttcttcccctgctcgccgccggacctcgctgctccggccatggcgctccacaccgtgaGCGCATAGGCTAAGGCCGTCCCTAGCTTCCGGGTACACAAGCACAACCCACTCACGCGCACACCCGCGACCATCTCCTAGCCCCTAGACACCATCGTTGTGCACGCGCTCGCCACGCTCGCAACGTCGCCATCATGGCGCGG harbors:
- the LOC136536048 gene encoding uncharacterized protein, with amino-acid sequence MCVPVPATLAAPGSQGPLVPLPATGWPGRSGQGRRARTPPAPESSRQLGPHPRRDGTGVAGAHHAITAGRAGVAGAAGPPPAPGWRRPERVRRARTPLAPGPLGPSPAPGWPGRQCSRREEGAVRESPASGFASLRVDG